In the Streptomyces coeruleoprunus genome, CGCTCCCGGATGTTCTCCCGCTCCTCCTCGGCATAGTCGGCATCCTTGCGCATCTGGGAACGGCCGGACGGTGTGGAGTTGTCGTAGTCCTTCTTGACGACGGCGACGTATACGCCGATGTCCTCCAGTTCCCACACCCAGCGCCAAAACGCCCGGCCGACTCGGCCAATAACACGGCCTTCAGGGACAACGACCATGTCGAAGGGACGTGGCGTCGTGTAGGCGTCCGCCATCAGCCGCTTGAGATCCGGGCGATCATGAGCCTCTAGGCTGCCGCTCAGACCCTCGTCGATGTAGGTGCCGACGTGCGCCCACCCCTTCTTCTTGATGTGGCGCGCCGTGTTCTTCCCCGTGTAGGAGATGCCGTAGCCCTCCTCGGCCTGCTCCTCAGTGGAAACCCTCAGGTAATCCACTGCCCGCAGCGCTCCCACGTCCGCTCCTCCATGAAGGCAAAAGCCCCAGCGCGGTGTGACCGCTGGGGCACTCGGTTGACTGTGTACTGCTATGCGTCGCTATCGACGCGCGGTCGGAACAGGATCTCCAAGACCCGTCGGCTCGCTGCCGGGTCCGGCACCTCGTCCCGCCATGAGATGTTGATCTCGGGAGCACGCTCCCCCGCAGAGTGCTCCTTGAGCTGCCGGCTCGCTTCCTCGGCAGTTATCGGCGCCTTCTCCTGCATGGCAACCTCCATCCCGCCCCACAAGGGCGAGGTTCTACGCCGCCTGGCGGCAGCGGTGGGTCTGTGCCTCCGGCTCGTGCAGGGGGCACGGATGGTGTGCGGCCTGGCCGCACCAGCGGCACTGAGGCCGCGCCTTCAGACCGCAGGAGCACACCGGGACGATGTCCCGGGGCAGCAACGGCAGGGCGTCAGCCACGACCTCGGCCGGGCCGGCGCCCTTGTAAAACGCCCAGGCGTCACGGGCCTTGAAGAAGGCCGGCGCCAACAGGAAGCGGCCCCTCCCGGTCTTCGACGCCGGGTCGTAGGCCAGGTCCTGGCCGATCTCGCGGGCCCCCACCGGGCCCGTCAGGAGGCCACGGAACTTCTCTTCCGTGTCCAGGAGTCCGCGGCACGAGAAAGGCCCCAGGACCACCGTGTGAACCGGTCCTGGAGCCTCGTACTGAATCTGGCCGACCACGGCCAGTCGGTGCGTTCTTGCTCTGGCGTCGTCCAGCGCCTCGATACAGAGGGTGGCGACCTCCTCAGCTGACCGCTCCGAGTTCTGGGGGTCCGTCAGGATCGATGCCAAGGCGTCGACTTCCGTCCTCCTCACGACGTCTCCATGCCTCCTCTCCGCGGCGCTTCCAGTCGTTCACCGTGGCTGAGGAGACGCCAAGCCGCTCGGCCTCTTCCTTCTCTGTCAGCCCGGCCCGATTCATCAGGTAGACGTCGACGAAGAAGGCCTCGCGGGCCCTGTCGCTCGTCTCCCGGGATTGCTCCAGGCGCCCCAGCAGCGCCTCTCTGACCTCATCCGACAAAGTGATCTTCCTCTTCGGCGGCACTTGGGGGTCCCCTCGATGGGCAATGGATGGCAGCACGACCAGTGTGCGGGTGTCGCAGGCGATTGCGTCACGCCGCATACCGGACTTGGCCAAAATCTAACCGAACGTGTGCACCAATGGCCTAGACAAGGACCCCTTCGGGTCACCGCAGCCACGAGCCCCATCTGTCGGGAGGGGGCCCTGACCTGCGGTGTTTGCCCCGCGACCGGCGCACGATGCGCCGGAGGGGCGTACGGATGCGGGCTTTCACAATGTGGGGGGTTACCGTCTTGACGACCATGGCGTAGCTGGGGCGGGCGGCGCCCTTCGCGGGCGGCAGCCCCAGCTGGCCGGGGCGGGGGTTCACAAGTTCCTCTCCTTGGGTGATGCGGAGTGGCCGACTTGATCAAGTTCAGGCTGGCCAGACCCTTACAGCTCCTCCTGAGATGCGGTTGGAGCGAAACTCACCGGGACCTGCTCCCGCGTCCAGGTAGCGGCCTGTGGAAGCGGCGCGAATGCTGGCGTGGCGTCTCTCACGGTTCCCGTGGCCCGGCCGGGATTCGAACCCGGCTGCCCATACGGTCCCTGGTCCCCCGGGTCTGTCTCCCGAGCGGTGCCGTATCGAGCCTGATCACTCCCCGCGTGCACTCAGTTCGTGATCCCAGAGAGGCTTACAGAGGGGCACTCTCAACCCTCGCGGGAGTGCGGGATTCGAACCCGCTCGGACCGGCGCAGCCGGCCCTTTACCGCGCCCCCGTCGGGGCCTCCCTGCCCGGAGCGACCGGGCATTCATCCCGCCCCGCAAGGGCGGGGGTGCAGCGAAGCCCCCGGTGCGTCGCTCACCAGGGGCTTCGGCCTGCGTGGGTCAGGGCTGTACAGCCCGATCCCACAACTCTTCGGCGTGATCCGCGAAGCGATCGAACATTCCGTTCGATTCCCTGCGGTGAAGGTGCATCATCGGCGAGTCATGCCCGACCAGTCGGGCCAGATGCGGCGTGACGAGGACATCCTCGTCGAAGCGGAAGACGCTGAGAGAGACGTGGTTCATCGCGTCCTCTGAGGCGCTGAAGCGCATCTCTGGGCTCGACAAGCCGCCGACCTTGGCCAGGTTCTCCAAGGTGATCCTGATGCGCGTGGACACGCTCAGGGCCACGCCTTCGACAGCCTCTCGCTGACGCGTGACCTCGCCTGCGGGGTCGCCAAGCAGGAACCGGACGCGCACGCCCTCTTCGATCTTCTTGCGCAGCGTCAGGTGGAACGCCGGCTGCTCCAGGAAGATGAAGTAGTTGGTGTACCCGGCGAAGAAGACTTCCTTCGTCGCTTCCTCCACGAGGTGCGCCCAGACGGATGATGGGCACGCCGAGCGGTACGGATAGACGCTGACGATCTCCCTGTCCGGACCGGTCTTGACGGCGGTCTTCACCACCCTGGGCCACAGCATCTCTTCCGGTACCCCCAGGTACTCACTCACGTCCGCGCGGTTGCGCGGATGTGGCACCAGCTCCACATCCGCCAGCCATCGTTCCACGGTCTTGGTGGTGATCCCCAGGTGGGTAGCGAGACGTCGCGGGGTTGTCGGCTTCACTTCTATGGCGCGTCGGAGCGCCTGATTCGCGTTTGTCAAGGCTTCCCCCAGGGACTTCTAGGCGTTTTGACGCTACCGCCCAAACGGCCTCGATGTCCGGCACATGTCCATCAAAAGCGCTCGCATGTCACCCAATAGTCGTCCCCAGGACGACACCCTGGGAGAGGGGCAGCGCATGTCAGATCAAGTCCGCGTCGGTGGGTACGCGTGGGACCTGGAGCGTGGCGAGGTAGGTCTCGTGACTCACATCGAGGGAGGGGAGGTCCACCTTCTCTCCGTGCGTCGTGCCGACGGATGGGTGGGGCTCATGCTTCGCCCAGCAACACAGAGCGAGATCGTCGCAGCCAAGAGCGCCGCAAGGAACCGGGCGGGGCGGCTGTGATCCCTCTGACCAGGACGATGCCCCCGTGGGACCTTCAGTTTGCGGAGCCGCAATACCTCCACCCGCCGCAGTACTCGTACGTGTGCCAGGGGTGTCACCAGGCGTCGACCGGCAACCCGCAAAGGGAGCGCGCGGAGCAATGGGCCAAGCGCCACGCTGAGGTGAACTACCGGCGGGGCAACTACAAGTGCGCGAAGCGGTTCCGG is a window encoding:
- a CDS encoding XRE family transcriptional regulator, encoding MERWLADVELVPHPRNRADVSEYLGVPEEMLWPRVVKTAVKTGPDREIVSVYPYRSACPSSVWAHLVEEATKEVFFAGYTNYFIFLEQPAFHLTLRKKIEEGVRVRFLLGDPAGEVTRQREAVEGVALSVSTRIRITLENLAKVGGLSSPEMRFSASEDAMNHVSLSVFRFDEDVLVTPHLARLVGHDSPMMHLHRRESNGMFDRFADHAEELWDRAVQP